CCAATAGCCATGGAAGCGTTTTCCATACTATTGGCAATGCTCTGCAGCTGTTCATACGACAGGCCGTCACGAGTTGAAGTTGTGGGGGCCCCAATAGATCCACCAACCGAACCACCAGCACCGGCAGAACCACCAGAGAAAGATCCGGCTGATACGCCACCGACTGACCCGCCACTGCCATAACTGGTAGAAGCAATCTTGGCAACCTGCATGGCACCGATCAATCCAACTGCCACTGCCCTGCCCCATGCGGCCGGAGTCCAGCCATCCGGCCCGGCAGTCTGAGCCATGATTGACGAAGCGGTGTTCATGATGGTGGCGCCAATGGCAAACGCTTTATTGGCCTCAAAACCTTGGCGGGACGACTGGTCGATCATGTCGCCCATTTGGCTAAGAACGCCGCCATAAAATCCGAGGCTTTGTTGCCACATGCCCCATTTGGCCTGTTCTGTCTCGCTGGTCTCTGCCTCTTCCAGTGCCCGGAGCCGTTTTATTGATTCACTCAAGAGCTTGAAGCGATCTTTTTCGCTCTGGCCGTTCATACCAAGCTGAGCTTTCAGATGATCGGATAGCTCTTTGCGTTGGTCGGCGTAGTGTTTCTTGATCCCGGCCAGCTGCTGCTCATACGGGTCTTGAATAGTAGTGATGCGTATATCAGCAGTGGCCGACACCATGTCGTCCAGCGATTTGCGGAGGTTTTCAGCGCGTTCGGCATCGAGCTGCCCAAGTGCCACGATCTTGGCATGCGCCAGGGCGATAATCTTCTCGTTATTGGCGGCATACTGGTCGAGTTCATCCTGGCTGGCTTCAGCGCCTAGCATGGCGATCTCGACATTGGCCCGCCGAGCCATTTCGATCCGGTCTTCATACGACTGGCGCAGTTTGGCTTTTTCGGTATCACCGCCGGATGATTCCAGGTTGAGCATGGAAGTCTCTTTCTGAATATCAGAGGTTTTCCATACGTCCTGGTAATGCTTTTTCATGGCTTCCAGGCCGGCGGCCCGACGGCGATCCGCTTCGGCGGCATCTTCCTGTGCGCGTCTGCCAAGCTCGAGGGCTTCTTTGTATTGCTGCTGAATTGTTATATTTTCGACGATCTGACCACGCAAACCGTTCAGTTCCCTGGCATGGGCCGGGTACTTGCGGATTACGTCATCAAAGCGATTATTTACCTTGTTGATCTCCTGGCTGAACTTATCAATGAACGGGGTTGAGTTATCGACTTCCGTCTGGAGATCTGCCAGGGTCTTACGCCATTCATTAATCTTTTTCTGTGCTTCATCTTTACCCGGGTTGGGATCGTATGCCGGAGGTTTACCAGGGGTATTCCCCTGCTCTTGTGCAATCCAGACCGCCTTGGCAGTTTCATAGTATTTCTGCTCATAGCGCTTGTTCCATTCCTTCATTTTTTCAGTGCCGGCAGCCAGAGAATCACCAAATTGACCTATAGTTAGAAACCGGGTCGTAATCTCTCCAACTTGCAGTGCTACGGCACCCAGAGCAGTCATAGTGCCGCCAAGCTTGTCAATATCCATGCTAACCAGACGTATTTCGCGAACAATGACCGCCATTATGTCGCGGAATGTTTCTATCCCTGCAAGGAACTCAGGGTTCCATTTGATTGTTTTGGTTTTTTCATCGATAGAGACCAATTGACCGGTGATCTGTACCAGCTCATATTTCACCGCTTCAAATATGGGCTGGAACGCCATCCCTCCAGCCTGGCCAACTATATCCGAGGTATTACTCCAGAGCCCTGCCCAGGTTTTCTGTGATTCCAGACCTGCTACTTTGTAGGCATCAAGTTTCTGCATCAGGAAATCAAACAGCGCCTGGGCATTCCCTTCATATTGGGCAATATCTTCATTGCGGAGTCCAAGGACCGTGGCGATCCTGGAGTTGCGTGGGTTAATATTACCGGTCAAGATGGAGCGCGTTTCCTCACCCATTTGCTCAAACGGTAATCCGATAGCGCCGGCGGCTTGCACCATCGCTAAGGTAAAATCCATGACCTGCTGTTTATTGAATCCTTTTGCCATTGCTACCGGCAAGGTTTCCTGGTAAGCCCGAACCAACTGATCAAGGGTTGCAATGGTCTGCATGTTTGCAACTTTCAGTTGTTCAATAATCTGCGCTGAATCAGCTTGTGCCGCCTTTAACGCAGATTGCCCCTGCAGCGCCTTGCCGGTTGTTTCATCAATATATTTACCGCCAGTCATGAAAGAAGTAGCGATCCCCAGGGTTGCAGTCTCCAGTTGCCCCAGATACTTCATCGATGCGCCGCCGGTAAAAGCAAACGCAGCAACAAGAACCCCGATCGCCATGGCTATATTCATAATTCGCATCTGAATATCCCACAGCCCTTTCTCGAAACCGGACATGCCACCCTGGGCACGTTTGCTGGCTTCGGCCATGCGGGACATGTTGTTTTCATGGGAGGCGGCCATCCGGCCCGACGCCATGGTTATGTCGCCAATGACAACCGAGACGTTGCCCATGCCGGAGGTCATACGGCCAGTGGCGGCAGCCATGCGACCGGAAGCCCCTTCCATCTCCTGGGCCATCCTGCCGGTGGCTGCCCCCATCTTATTGGTGGTCTGGGCGGTGCGATCGACGGCAGCATCAACTTGCTGGAGACCGTTGACGACAACCCGCTCGCCATCGATCTCCATAATCAGTTTTAATTTTGCCGATTCATTGCCCATTAAAAGTGCTCTTCTTCAGGGAGATCTATATCTACATCCCCTTCAAGTTCCACTGATACGTCAATTAACTCTAATTTAACGGTTGCAAGCTTGTCGTTGGCTTGGAGTTCCCAAGAAGCAGCTATGACGTTTTTCATTGGATTACCGGATTCATCCAGTATCCTTGTGCCCATCGGGGTGCCGTCGCTGATGATCTTGATTTTCATGGAGTTCCCGTTTCCTTCTCGGCCTTCTCGGCCTGCCAGGCAAAATACTCTGCATCGAGCATCTTGATTTGGGTTACTTCCCAGGGAGTCGGCCGGTTGCCGGTGAGGCGGGACCATGCCTCTATTTCCTGGTATGTGATCGGGGCGGGGCCGAAGCCGCCGCCCCTGGTTGCACTCAGCTCCTGGAACCATGTCCAGATGTGCTCAACTATAAATGGCAGCTCTGGTTTATCAGGGAGCAGCCGCTTACCGCGACTGCGCTTCTCCAGCGCCTCCAGTTCTTCAGCCGCCGTTACTCCGTTTTTTCCTGGAGTTTCGTATCTGAATTTATACGCGGCGAACTCTCTGAGGATTTCCGCGCAGGCGGCAAAAAATTGGTCACATTATCCATGCCCTGCTGCACCTGCTGCCGCAGCCAGAAAAAGCCACGGTTTGAGATGATCTTCTTGAAGTTATTTTTAGTAGCTTCCAGTTCCTCCCCTTTCTTCAGCTCAATGGTTGGCTTAAAAGCCGGATCCTGACCATCTTTGCCAGGCACCACCTCTTTCCATGAAACAAAACAGGCCGCCATTTTCTCTACCAGGGCAGCTTGACTCTGGTCATAATCCATCCCGGCCGTAAAGTCTCGGGTCCGCTTGGCCTTTTCTTTCTGGCGGTTGGTGATTTTACGTTCCGCCTCGATATATTCTTCTGAATCGGATCCAAGCATCCGGATGAAAATGCCAAGAGATTCGCCAGAACCGGGGTGGAAGATTTCGATATCGATACCCTGATCTGCAGTTTCTGCTGTACACAAGTCATCTAAAGCCATTTCAAGTCTCCTTAAAGTGTGGTTAGCCGATAAAATCGGCGGCAAGGGGGCTGGCCAGGCCCCCGGCCTCCAACAGGAGCGAACCGGAGGCCCCGCCATGCAAATCAGATTACGTTGCCGGGTAGCTGGGTACATTTGACGATGATCTTGAAGGCAGTCGCATCGGCGTTGTCGGTATAATCGCCGACAAAGTCGTAAGTGGCGGTTACGCCGCCCGGACCGGGTACGCCCGGCGCTTTCGGGGTGAAGATCAATTCAGGGGTAACGACCTGGATTGCTTCGTTGCCGGCAGTGCCATCGCCGGAACCTTTTTTAAAGGCGGCATCCAGTGAGGATTCAGTGGAGTTCTTGGCCTTCTCGTAAAGGGTCGTGTCGGTGAATATGGTGGTAACGCTGCCGGTGATCTGGTAGACGCCGGGATTGATCCCGCCACGGACTCCGCCGCCACCAACAACAAAGGTGTCGCCGTCCAGGGCGTTATCGAGATTGAAAGAGAGGTTCTTGATCAGGGCAATGGCGTCGCCCCCCTCTTTCATATCAGCGGCAGCCAGCATGGAACCGTCGAACGAGATCTTGGTGTTGTCGATCGGAGAGCCGGTATCAAAACTGGCAGCGCCGACTGTTTCCGTTGCCCCCATCCAGTCCGACGAGACCGCAACCACACCGGTCGGGTTGATGGTCATGCCGAACTTGGAGTTGGTCAGGCCGGTGTATTTGAAGTATTTGCCGATATCGGGGTAGCCGACCTCGGTAATATATGAGGGGAGTTTGCCGCCGGCCTTGTAGGTGTAGGTAAATACTCCGGCCGTGCATTTTTTGATGGTCGTGACGGTAATGGTGCTGGAACCGCCCATGGGCACCTTGATCTTGAATGCGGTGGTCGATGTGACATCAATGACCGGATAATAGAAGGTGCCGTTACAGACCGTTGGGGCTGTAGCCACCATCTCGATCGTATCGCCAATCACCAGGGAATGGGCAGCGCCACAGGTAACGGTGACGATCTGGTTGACCCAGTCATAGGCAAATGTGGGCGTGGTCAATGCGGCGCCGACGGTGGGAGCTGATGCGGTTATGCTGACGCTCCCCAGGGCCGCATAAAGCAGGGACATGGTTGCCTGCAGCTCGGTCGGGATGCTGCCGCCGACATCGGTAGTGCCGGCAGTGCCGCGGGTCGGATGCCTGGACGCCCCCCGGATGATCTTGGACTGCTCCAGGCCGCGGCTGTATGCCAGCGAGGCGGTTTCAAAATAGACCTTCTTTGATTTGCCGGCAAAAGCGCCGGTCGGGGCCGTATTGAATGCCGGCTCCATCAACATGAGTAACTGGGCCAAGGACCCTTGTGCTTGTGGTGACATCGTGGATCTCCTCTATTAAGGGTTATATTCCTGGGTGAGATACATACCGTAGCTGGCGACGCCATTCTGCACGCCGACCAGTTGGGCTTCGTCGGGCTGGATGTAGCCGTATCCGGTATTGAGCCGGAACAGCTTGATAGCGGTGGCCTCGATCAACGCCAGGCTTTCGACTGCCCCGTCTGATTTCGACCGCAGGTTTTTACTCATAATGATTAATGACCAGATAATTCCGGCCGGGGCGGTAGTGCAGCCGATTACATTCGGCTCACTGAAACCGCATTTGCTCAGGATCAGGTGCGCCGAAGGCAGCGTCTGCGGTTTATTGATCAACGATTCAACGTCGCCTTCCCAGATGTCGACAGTCTTGTACTCCGGCATTTCTTTAAGGGCAGTGATTAAGGTTGTCAGGCTTTCGGAGAGCATTTAATGT
This sequence is a window from Geoanaerobacter pelophilus. Protein-coding genes within it:
- a CDS encoding phage tail assembly chaperone translates to MLREFAAYKFRYETPGKNGVTAAEELEALEKRSRGKRLLPDKPELPFIVEHIWTWFQELSATRGGGFGPAPITYQEIEAWSRLTGNRPTPWEVTQIKMLDAEYFAWQAEKAEKETGTP
- a CDS encoding phage tail tube protein, with the translated sequence MSPQAQGSLAQLLMLMEPAFNTAPTGAFAGKSKKVYFETASLAYSRGLEQSKIIRGASRHPTRGTAGTTDVGGSIPTELQATMSLLYAALGSVSITASAPTVGAALTTPTFAYDWVNQIVTVTCGAAHSLVIGDTIEMVATAPTVCNGTFYYPVIDVTSTTAFKIKVPMGGSSTITVTTIKKCTAGVFTYTYKAGGKLPSYITEVGYPDIGKYFKYTGLTNSKFGMTINPTGVVAVSSDWMGATETVGAASFDTGSPIDNTKISFDGSMLAAADMKEGGDAIALIKNLSFNLDNALDGDTFVVGGGGVRGGINPGVYQITGSVTTIFTDTTLYEKAKNSTESSLDAAFKKGSGDGTAGNEAIQVVTPELIFTPKAPGVPGPGGVTATYDFVGDYTDNADATAFKIIVKCTQLPGNVI